GCTTGGCTTTCTGTTCTAAAGCTAACCTAGCTTGCTCTATCTGTTGATTTTTCGCTTCAACTTCTCGTTTTTGTACTGCTAACAATTCTGCTTTTTCTTCCAACTCCTCATTTAAAGCTTGTAATTCTTCATTAGATTGTTGTAATTCTTCCTGTTGTTGTTTTAATAGTAATTGCGATTCTTCTAATTCCTGTGCCTGTTCTTGCAAAAGTTGATTGCTGTGCTTGAGTTCTTCTTGCTGAGTTTGTAGTTCCTCAGTCAATGCTTGAGATTGCTGGAGTAGTTGCTGAGTGAGCATATCAGCATTAATAGCATTTAACGCTATGCCAATTACTTCGCTAACTTGCTCCAAAAATACTAAATGTAATTCATTAAAATGTTGAAACGATGCTAATTCAATTACAGATGTCACCTTGTTTTCAAACAATACAGGCAAAACCACAATATTTAATGGCGGAGCTTCGCCTAAGCCCGAACTAATCCGAATATAATCATTAGGAACTTGTGTTAGTAAAATTCTCTGCTTTTCTAAAGCACATTGTCCTACTAATCCTTCTCCTAAATGAAATTGATTGGCTAAATTTTTGCGTTCGCTGTAAGCATAGCTAGCAAGTAACTTCAATACAGGCCGATCTTCCCTGCCATCCATTACATAGAAAACTCCTTGTTGCGCTCCAACTAAAGGTGCTAGCCGCGATAAGAGTAATTGAGTAACATTTGCTAAATTTCTGCGCCCTTGCAGGATATTACTAAACTCAGCTAAATTCGATTTTAACCAATTTTCGGCTTCATTTTTTTGCTGATTTTCTCTTAAATTAACAACCATTTGATTGAAACTACGTGTTAGTGCGCCTATCTCATCTTGACGTAATGTATGTGGTAAATTAGCTGACAAATCGCCATCAGCAATCTTTTCTGCTTGGCGAGAAATTTGTCTTAGAGGTTTGGAGATATTGCGCGACAACAAATAGCCAATTAAAGCTATCAAGATAAAAGATATCGGAATACCATAGGTAATAGTAGCGAGAGTTTCCCCGGCTGCTATTTTTGCTTTCTTAGAACGTTGCTCTAATAATTGGCGTTCTTCTGTTTTCATCTCATCAGTTAGGTTGCGGATTCTCTCCATGAGCTGCTTCCCCTGATTTAAAAGCACTATTTTCTGCGCTGCTTCAAAGCCTTGACTTTGTCGCACTTCAACCACTCTTTGCATTAGATTTACCCTTTCAACTACCAGCGGCTGCAACATATCAAGGCGACGTTGTTGATTGGGGTTATCGGTGGTGAGAGTACGCAGTTTTTGGAGAGGTTGATCTATGGATTTTATTGCTGTCTGATACGGCTCTAGATAAGGCGGCGCTCCTGTAATGAGATAACCGCGTTGTCCAGTTTCAGCTTTTAAAAGTCTGGAGCTGACTTCTTCAATCAGCGCCAGCACTTGGTATGTATGACTTTCCAAAGATGAAGTTGTAATCAAGGCATTAGCAGTGCGATAGGAGATGATACCAATCGCGCTTAAAATTGCTAGACCGAGAGCGAAACTAGCTCCGATTTTGCTTCCTATCTTCAAACGCTTTAACATTTCTAATGTCAATTTCGACTATATTGGTTTTTAAATATTACTTTTTCTGCCTTGTTTTAATCACAAAGATATTACATAATTGGTAACACTACATTTTTTAACAGTTTTTATATTATTTTAACAGAAAGTAATACAAATGCGATCGCTGCGATCGTTAACTAAAAAAAATAAGTTTATAAAAAATAATATTTAATCTGTAGATTTAAGAAATTAATTCTCTAGAATTAAGCTATTAACCTCTGCATTTAAACTTTCGATAGATAATGAAATAGAAATCTTACACTATAAATTTAAATAGAAATGATATTTATGAAAAACGGTGATTGCAATGAGTGCCAAAACTTTGACAATACCTAAATTTTCTCAAGGACAAACCGTAGAATTTATTGGCGGAGAAGGAATGATAGTTAAATGCAGCCCTAATTCTCAAACTTGGGCTTATCTTGTAGAAATGCAAATGGGAGAAGAACCAGAAATGGGTAGAATTGGTTATGAAACTACGATTATGTTATTTGAGACAGATATTGCATTGTCAGTAAACTAGTAGTGCGACAAGCTAGTCAAAAGTCAAAAGAATTATATCTCAGGCTTTTGCATCGCTGAATTTCAATGCGCTCTTGCCGAAATCTAAATCTATAATATATCAAGTGTATCCCCACAAATCAATTTCTATATAAGGAGCTTTTTGTTGGTAAATTTAGCAGCTAGTTTCAATCTTTTTAATAAAAATATTTATCAGCAGTCTAGCTAGAGACTGCTTTTTTTATGCTGGATAAAATCATCAAACTTTATGAACAGCGTAACTACTAAGTGGATAATAAATCTGGAAGTCTTCAACTCCATTAGCTTGCAAAATAGTTTTTGCAGCTGCAATTTGAATATCGGTACCACCTAGCACTAATAGATAACCATCCAAATGCAAAAAACTTTTATAATTCCTGGCAATATTTTCTGGGATTTTTAAGATTATCCAGTCATCTTTACTAAATACCTTGACCTCCCTAATGATTTCATTCATGAGTATTCTTTCTGCTACCAAAGAAATTTGATTCATGGGATAGCCGGCTACTTTTAACTCCAAAATAGCTCGTTCTATATTTTGTTGATTAAAAAACAAACAAACTGCATTTTTATAGCGACCTGTAGACAGTGATGACGCTGAAGAAACTGACCAGCGTTGAATGCTTCCTTGGCTGAGAATTTTTTCAGCTAGGTTGATTTCTTCTGGAGTAGCTTTTACTATTACTAAGTAGTTACCTTGGGAAACTAAATCAGTCAAAACATTGATATCTTCTTCAGAAATTCCCAAACTTGATAGTAAACTACTTAGACGACTAGTGACGGCACAAACTACAGATACTTTAATCATGGGTAAGTTAGCAGCTATTAATTGAAAAACTGCTAATTCTACATCTGAAAATTTGGCAAAAACGCCTACTGCTATTTGCTGTGTTGCTAATGTCATTTTTTTATTCTTGCGATCGCTAGCTAGATAAATTATCAGTTCTGCCGTCTGTATGCCGCCTATCTAGGGGTTCAAAACCCTTTATCTGGAGAAGGAACTGCGCATCTATCTGCTTCTATCTGAAGATTTTGGTTGTGAATCTTAGAGATTAATTGAACTATTAATAAACTATGTATTACGAATAAAAAGAATCTCATTAACTCTATTCTCAAGATAGAATCTTTTTCCAAAATAAACCGTTAATCTATAAACATTGGATGGCTCAAGCAGCCTTAAGTAAATATACAAAATCACAGGAGCGTATTATGAGTCTAGAAAATAGAGCTAAAGCTGTTGCTAAAAATATCGAAGGTAAAGTGCAAGAAGCAATCGGTGAAGTTACTGGCAACCCTAACGATAAAGCAGAAGGACAAGCAAAGCAAGCAGAATCTCAGGTTCGCCATACAGCCGAAAACCTCAAAGATGAAGTTAAGAAGGCTTTAGACTAATAACAGCCATTTTAGAAAGAAGGGATAATAAACATAATTTTATCCCTTCTTGTTAGAAATAATCATAGTCTTAATAATAAGACTTCTAGCTATGATTTCTTAGTAAATTCAGGTTTAAAAATGATGATGAATATTGTCTTTAGTTACCTTTTGACGCAAGCACCTGTAGCAGCAGAAAGCAGTGCTAGCTACTCTATTGCTTTAACAACTGTTTTAATTGTCGGTTTTGTTGCAGCTGCAATTATTGGATCTATTGCTTGGTACAATTCTAAACGTCCTGTAGGTTGGGAAGATAAAGAACGTCCTGATTTCGTTCCCGATGTTGATAAGTAATTGAATTAAGTGTCTCCTTGTTTGCCATAGTGTCTATAGTGTTCGCTACCTGTCATAGCGGACGCTATTTTATTTTTATTTAGGTAAACTGATAGTAAATGTACTCCCATGTCCCGGTTCAGACTCTACATTAATTGCACCTTGATGTGATTCAATAATGCAACGAGATAAATAAAGTCCTAAACCACTACCCGAACCTGTGTGTTTACCCGGACGAAATCTTTCAAATAAAAATGCTTGGTCTTGTTGAGAAATTCCCGGGCCTGTGTCTTGAATTTTAATGAGTACGTTATTAGCATCTAAAGATAAGCTGACATCTATATATCCTGTTGCTGTGAATTTAATTGCATTGCCGATAATATTTGTTAAAACTCGTCGCAATTCTATGCGATCGCCCATTACCATATTTGCTGATTCTGGCTCTAAATCTAGCTTTTCGCCGAGTTCTACCTTTAAATCTAAGTTTTTTTCTTCTGCTAGCGGCTTCAATTCTTGGGTCACTTCCCGAACTAATTCTCGAATATCAAAGGGAAAGAATTTTAAATGTTTGGAACCAGCTTCATGTCTATAAACTTCTAATAAAGTATTCACCATTTCCAGCAAATCTTGATTGCTACCAATCATAGTATTAATAATTTGGGCAAATTCTGGCGTAACCGAGCAAAACATCCCTTCTCGCATTAACTTTAATACTCTATTTGCAGCTGCTAATGGTGTTCGTAAATCGTGAGTAAACCGCGAAACGAAATCTTCTCGTAAACTAGCCATATGGTCGCGTTCATCTATAGTATGCTTTAAACGTAAAAGCGAACGAACCCTTGCATTTAACTCATCTGGATCGAATGGCTTGCGAATAAAATCATCAGCACCTGCATCAAGTCCTTCAACAACACTAGAGTAAATATGCGCAGTAATTAATAAAATAGGAATGTATGGTAAGTTTTGATTTTGGCGAATGCGACGAGTGAATTCATAGCCATCTAATTCAGGCATCATAATATCAAGCAGTACTATGTCTGGCGGCGACTGCTCAACTATAGCCAAAGCACTTTTACTATCTTGCGCTAAAATAATTTCGTAGTTATCTTCTTGTAAAACTGTTTCTAACAGTATTAAATTGTCATACACATCATCAACTACTAAGATGCGATCTTGTTTGACAGAATTATTTAGTGACATGGCTAATTAAAAAAATAACTGTTTAAGTGTGCTAACTTCAATTCACAATTCTCTGAATTTTGATTTTATTCGGCTATGTTCTGCAATTCTTACTATCAACATAAAATCTATCAATGGATAGATGCAAAAAAAATTTTAGTAAAGTTGCAGATTTTTGTCTTTTGATGCATATTTTACGACTTTAGTTAGATGTATTTTTGAGAAAATTAATATCATCTCCTTTTTGGTATAAACTTCAAAGTAAGATAGCAAAGTCATTTTATTCTGTAATTTAGATAATCCTGGTTAGAGGTAACAGCCATGAGTGAGATTAAGGTCGTTGTGATTGAAGACCACAACCTTACCAGAATAGGCTTACGGGCTGCTTTACAAGCTGAGGCAGACCTTAAAATTATTGGTGAGGCTGCTAACGCAACGGATGGATTGGAACTGCTGTTGCAGCTAAAGCCAGATGTTGCCACCATTGACATCGGTTTACCAGATATGGATGGCATTGAGTTAACTCGCAGGTATCGGCAATACCAACAAGAGAATCCAGATTTAACAACAAAACTTTTGATTCTCACCATGCAAAACAGCGAGGAAGCTGTATTAGCTGCATTTGGGGCGGGTGCAGATTCTTACTGCATGAAGGATATTGAGAGCGATCGCTTAGTAGATGCAGTCAAAACAACTTATACTGGTAGTCCCTGGATTGACCCAGCAATCGCAGATGTGGTACTCAAGCAAGTACGCCAAGACAACGTTACCTCAGGAACTAGTGGCAAAAGGGTAATGATTGATGGGCTGGACTCAGAACTGGAGAAAACTATCGAGACTTGTCCCTTAACTCAACGCGAAACCGAAGTGTTGGAGTTAATTGTAGCTGGATGTGATAACGCAGAAATTGCTAACAAACTTTATTTAACTGTCGGTACTGTAAAAACTCACGTTCGGGGTATTTTGAGCAAACTCTGTGTTGCAGATCGAACCCAAGCGGCTGTTAGGGCTTTGCGTGCTGGTTTGGTGCATTAGAGAGCAAAATTCAGTCACAATTGAGGCGATCGCTAACTTGCAAAACACCTTATACGCATAATTAGTATGACACGGAGAGTAGCCTGAAATCTCTTCTCCATGTCTAATGTTAACTTCATTAGTTTAGATGCCCCTGTAGGTGGCTTAGATTTCGTTGGCTGACTTAACCAAATTTAAATCGTAAGGACGCTCAATATCATCTTCACCTAAATACTCACCATTTTGAATTTCCAAAATCACCAGTGGAATCGAACCGGGATTTTCTACTTTATGTAGAGTTGCGGCTGGAACGTATGTTGACTCGTTGCGATTCAATAATATTTCCTTGTCACCACAAGTTACTTTGGCAACACCAGAGACTACAACCCAATGTTCGTTGCGATGATAATGGATTTGGGGTTTGATGCCGTGCCGAGGCTTGATTTCTACACGGCTAATTCTATAGTTTTCACCCTCTTCTACAACCTCTACATTTCCCCAGTATCTTGTACCAGAATGAGAAGAAGATGGAGCAGTATTTGATTGCTCATTATTTTCTTGCTGTGACATAAATAATTTCTCAACCTGCTATGACTATTGTTTTGTCAATAATCTAGCGTAAAACGGTTAAGCTGAGGATAAATGAGACGGCAGAAGTACTTTAGCTTTGACTAGACAGCAGAATTATATTTTTAAGCCTTCTGCTATCTGTCTTTCTCTCCCTTAATTTTTAACTTCCTGCGTACTGAATGCGATAAATGCGATTATTGGCTTCTTCTGTCACCAACAAACTGCCATCAGGTAATGTCAGTAAACCTACAGGTCGCCCCCAAGTAGTTGGTGTAGATGGATTGAGCAAAAATCCTGTGAGAAAGTCTTCATAGTAACCTTGCGGTCGTCCCTTAGTATCAAAAGAGACAAATACAACTTTGTAACCCGTACCGCGATCGCGATTCCAAGAACCACGAAAAGCGACAAAAGCTCCGTTACGATATTTTTCTGGGAAAGTCTTACCATCATAAAATTGCAAACCCAAGGCGGCTGAGTGCGCTTGAAACAGCACATCTGGGGTACGAGTACGGGCTGCTAAATCGGGTCTTCTACTTCTATTATTTGTTTTCTGACGTGGGTCAAGATTATTCGGTGCGAGGTAAGCATAAGGCCAGCCGTAGAATTCTCCCTTTTGGAGCCGTGTCAGGTAATCTGGTACTAAGTCATCGCCGATACCATCGCGTTCGTTAACCGTAGTGTATAGTTCCTTCGTAACTGGATGGAAGTCCAAACCCACGGGATTACGCAAGCCATCAGCAAAAGTCTGTTTTTGGGAACCATCCAAATTCATTTGCTGTACCGAAGCCCGTGGTAAGGATTCTTGCTGTACGTTAGTTTCCGAACCAACAGAAACATAGAGTTTGTTACCATCAGGCGAAACTACAACATTACGAGTCCAGTGCTGGTTATAGCCACCTCCAGGAAGATCGGCAATTTTTTTGCCCGTACCAGTGAGTTGCTGTTGACCTTTCGTGTAGGGAAACTGTAGCACTGCATCGGTATTACCTAAAAAGAAGGAATTACCACTAAAAGCCATACCAAAAGGAATATTTAGACCATTTTTGGCACTTGCAAACGTCTGGCGTACATCAGCCACCCCATCTCCATTGCTGTCGCGCAACAGCCGAATGCGATTTTGTCTAGTTTCTGTCACCAGCACATCACCATTAGGAGTTAAAGCCAGCCAACGAGGTGCTTCTAAACCGTCAGCAAAGACATTAACTTTAAATCCTGGCGGTACGCGCAGCACTGGCTTTTGCGGAATTGGTACAACCTCTGGACTTTTAGAAGCACTTTCTGTAGCGAAAGGTGCTGGTAGATCGCTCAGGTTAATACGGATGGGTGTGGGTGAAAGCGGTTCAGTGGGAATGACATTGTTCTGCTGTGTCGAATTCTCTGCCAACTCAACTGAAGATGCTGATGGTTGCGGCGTGGCATTATCTAAGGAGGCGCGAGTCTGATTACAGGCTGTTAGTGTAGTAAACAACAAAAGTAGTGACAATAAACGCGCAGATAATTTCATAACTAGAAGCTTCCGAGAGTGGCAACAGAAAAACAGCTTGGTATTCATTTTTGAGTGTACCGAAAGCGCCGTCATTGCCCATCCCTCTGAAGAGTGGAGATTGGGATTAGGAAGCAAGGGGAAATTAAATGCTTTGCTTTTGACTCTGGACTATATAACAAATGACTATTGACTTAATAGCAAACTATTCTCTATCGATTCCCGCACATCAGGAGTCACATTCGCAGCATTATTGAGGCAATCTAATATTAATTCATTGGCATACCAATAATGTTGCAATTCCTGCCAATCTTTTTGGTTAAACTGCCAAGCATGACCAATTTGACGAGAAGCGATCGCTAAATTACGCAATTTCTCAATCCAAGTTTCTCCATGAGTTTGCCACCAAAGTTTTAATGCTTCTCTACTTTGTTTTTGTGATGGTAGTTGGTTTTTTAAATCTTGTAGCGATATCTTTAACGATGGCTGCTCTGTCAACAGATGTTCCAAATCTAAAGCTAAACTCAAAGTAAATAAGCGTTGAAAAAATATCTCAGCAGTCATCGTCAAGCTGACAGAAAGTGCATGAGTTAGAGCTAAATCTAAAGCTAAATCATTAGCCAGATTTCCTGCTAGCCGCGGATCTAAAGATAGAGCAAAAATTTGATTGCGGGCTAAAGGATGTTCTGGTGGTAGGGCAATAGTAATGTAAAAGGCGCGTACGCTAGCTGGATGATAGTCTTGGTTTACAGCAGTGGATTTAGCCGCTACCCAATTGCAGAAAGCCTTTAATTTTTCATTGCTAGTTACTAACTTATCAGTTTGTTGCTTCATTATCTGCAACAAATCATCGGCAGGTTGTAACATCCCTACAGTTAGTAAAAATATTTCTCGCCAACGTTCTTCATGAATGTGAGTGGCTAGTTCTTGTAGTGTTTGAGGATTGGCATTAGCAAAAAATTCTCTGGCTGTAAAATATTCTTGAAAAGTTAAATGTGAAAAAGAATAAATGCCTCTCGCTCGTTCAATTAATAACCCATGTTGCGCTTCAATAGCTTTTAATACAGCTGCACTTTCTAATTCCAAAGCATCTGCATCAGTTGTAGCTTGGGGAAGATGAGATAGATAATCGGCAATGAGTTGCCGCATTTTAGCTTCTGGAAGAAAGAAATCTCTTTGGGTAAATGTAATTGCGGCAATGCGACTTAGCAATTTGATTTTTTGGAGTAAAGATAAATTGCGATAAATTTTATCTCGTTTAATGCCCCTTGCTTCATCCCAGTGTACTAGTAGTAAATCTAAACCTTGTTTATATAGTTCAGCACGCTGAGAGGGAAAATCTTCCACAAATTGAAATAAT
The genomic region above belongs to Calothrix sp. NIES-2098 and contains:
- a CDS encoding CsbD family protein, with amino-acid sequence MAQAALSKYTKSQERIMSLENRAKAVAKNIEGKVQEAIGEVTGNPNDKAEGQAKQAESQVRHTAENLKDEVKKALD
- a CDS encoding response regulator receiver sensor signal transduction histidine kinase, with protein sequence MSLNNSVKQDRILVVDDVYDNLILLETVLQEDNYEIILAQDSKSALAIVEQSPPDIVLLDIMMPELDGYEFTRRIRQNQNLPYIPILLITAHIYSSVVEGLDAGADDFIRKPFDPDELNARVRSLLRLKHTIDERDHMASLREDFVSRFTHDLRTPLAAANRVLKLMREGMFCSVTPEFAQIINTMIGSNQDLLEMVNTLLEVYRHEAGSKHLKFFPFDIRELVREVTQELKPLAEEKNLDLKVELGEKLDLEPESANMVMGDRIELRRVLTNIIGNAIKFTATGYIDVSLSLDANNVLIKIQDTGPGISQQDQAFLFERFRPGKHTGSGSGLGLYLSRCIIESHQGAINVESEPGHGSTFTISLPK
- a CDS encoding LuxR family two component transcriptional regulator; this translates as MSEIKVVVIEDHNLTRIGLRAALQAEADLKIIGEAANATDGLELLLQLKPDVATIDIGLPDMDGIELTRRYRQYQQENPDLTTKLLILTMQNSEEAVLAAFGAGADSYCMKDIESDRLVDAVKTTYTGSPWIDPAIADVVLKQVRQDNVTSGTSGKRVMIDGLDSELEKTIETCPLTQRETEVLELIVAGCDNAEIANKLYLTVGTVKTHVRGILSKLCVADRTQAAVRALRAGLVH
- a CDS encoding mannose-6-phosphate isomerase type II; the encoded protein is MSQQENNEQSNTAPSSSHSGTRYWGNVEVVEEGENYRISRVEIKPRHGIKPQIHYHRNEHWVVVSGVAKVTCGDKEILLNRNESTYVPAATLHKVENPGSIPLVILEIQNGEYLGEDDIERPYDLNLVKSANEI
- a CDS encoding L-sorbosone dehydrogenase, which encodes MKLSARLLSLLLLFTTLTACNQTRASLDNATPQPSASSVELAENSTQQNNVIPTEPLSPTPIRINLSDLPAPFATESASKSPEVVPIPQKPVLRVPPGFKVNVFADGLEAPRWLALTPNGDVLVTETRQNRIRLLRDSNGDGVADVRQTFASAKNGLNIPFGMAFSGNSFFLGNTDAVLQFPYTKGQQQLTGTGKKIADLPGGGYNQHWTRNVVVSPDGNKLYVSVGSETNVQQESLPRASVQQMNLDGSQKQTFADGLRNPVGLDFHPVTKELYTTVNERDGIGDDLVPDYLTRLQKGEFYGWPYAYLAPNNLDPRQKTNNRSRRPDLAARTRTPDVLFQAHSAALGLQFYDGKTFPEKYRNGAFVAFRGSWNRDRGTGYKVVFVSFDTKGRPQGYYEDFLTGFLLNPSTPTTWGRPVGLLTLPDGSLLVTEEANNRIYRIQYAGS
- a CDS encoding putative signal transduction protein containing Nacht domain, encoding MAKRSLQASVEGIRKAKLAFKRKGWTQEYLAATVGLETRQPIWKFFTGKPIDRQAFNEICLVLDLNPAEILQKPTDDEVFLAENPAQLTLDTHSLVEKLRSIHYDKIHAQCGTLHILDIAQPVDLNQLYVDVNILEEMNSQTWININDLQKCDRDKFDRFGLGKVRQKRVAGLEAVLQYSKLMVLGKPGSGKTTFLQSIAISCNQGIFQPDCLPIFINLKNLAEDTRESPQTSLVSYIHNYFFSFEINEQQIFTVFAQGKALILLDALDEVAEADSERIIKNIRQFIETFPKNRIIITCRIAAQYYRFQGFTEVEIADFTKSQIATFARKWFLAVAKRPPAKAQSLAHKFIQKLELPENARILELASTPILLNLTCLLFQFVEDFPSQRAELYKQGLDLLLVHWDEARGIKRDKIYRNLSLLQKIKLLSRIAAITFTQRDFFLPEAKMRQLIADYLSHLPQATTDADALELESAAVLKAIEAQHGLLIERARGIYSFSHLTFQEYFTAREFFANANPQTLQELATHIHEERWREIFLLTVGMLQPADDLLQIMKQQTDKLVTSNEKLKAFCNWVAAKSTAVNQDYHPASVRAFYITIALPPEHPLARNQIFALSLDPRLAGNLANDLALDLALTHALSVSLTMTAEIFFQRLFTLSLALDLEHLLTEQPSLKISLQDLKNQLPSQKQSREALKLWWQTHGETWIEKLRNLAIASRQIGHAWQFNQKDWQELQHYWYANELILDCLNNAANVTPDVRESIENSLLLSQ